Proteins from one Pyrobaculum neutrophilum V24Sta genomic window:
- a CDS encoding EamA family transporter, translating into MLIPAVVAALAYGLAPVVYRPALECTGRMKALSFFSLFSMAAGLLLPMGQLSAAGLLYAASAALLGGLVGSWLYITSVKTGGPSVGNVSSSLYIVLLPVSAGRLHILPAAGLALLGIAVASWGGKGHRLGAVYGVAAAFVWTASLQLYARAVELMGPGLALVVRSAVVAAAGLLLGAGESHCRIGRLAAGGFLDSFVGFGSYTMAISKGDYVAATVVVSTYPLVTSLAERPFKARRALGAAIAFAGVYMALNTSQLSSV; encoded by the coding sequence GTGTTGATACCGGCTGTGGTCGCGGCTTTGGCTTACGGCCTAGCGCCTGTTGTATACAGGCCCGCGTTGGAGTGCACAGGCAGGATGAAGGCGCTGTCGTTCTTCTCCCTCTTCTCCATGGCCGCCGGCCTCCTCCTCCCAATGGGCCAGCTCTCCGCGGCCGGCCTGCTCTACGCCGCGTCTGCAGCCCTCCTCGGGGGCCTTGTCGGGTCTTGGCTCTACATAACCTCTGTGAAAACAGGGGGTCCCTCCGTCGGGAACGTCAGCAGCTCCCTCTACATAGTGCTGTTGCCCGTCTCAGCTGGGAGGCTCCACATCCTCCCGGCGGCCGGCCTCGCCCTACTCGGCATCGCCGTCGCCAGCTGGGGCGGAAAAGGCCATAGGCTCGGCGCCGTCTACGGCGTGGCCGCCGCCTTCGTCTGGACCGCGTCGCTTCAGCTATACGCGAGGGCTGTGGAGCTTATGGGCCCAGGCCTCGCCCTTGTCGTCAGAAGCGCCGTGGTTGCCGCGGCCGGCCTTCTCCTGGGGGCGGGGGAGAGCCACTGCAGAATAGGCAGGCTGGCCGCCGGCGGCTTCCTGGACAGCTTCGTCGGGTTCGGCTCCTACACCATGGCTATATCTAAGGGGGACTACGTCGCCGCGACGGTGGTGGTCTCCACCTACCCCCTGGTGACCTCTCTGGCCGAGAGGCCCTTCAAGGCGCGGAGAGCTCTGGGGGCGGCCATAGCCTTTGCCGGCGTCTATATGGCTTTAAACACGTCCCAGCTCTCCTCCGTATGA
- the surE gene encoding 5'/3'-nucleotidase SurE has product MKIVVTNDDGPHTPYLQPLVEALTSAGHAVVVVVPERPRSAAGLARTYHKPLRVRRLGNYYVVNGYPADAVFLALRLVAPDADLVLSGVNVGENIGVEATYGSGTVGAAIQGGVLGARSIAISMEAGGDLGLMTKVAVEAVEASSHIPRGVLAVSLNIPGEWSGGVYCARRLARAVYRERLYEGVDPRGERFYWRWGPRAEVFEPETDAYFFYGERGVTIVGVTETGLVQLDAFGRKLGAGLGAKHIYC; this is encoded by the coding sequence ATGAAGATAGTGGTCACCAACGACGACGGCCCTCACACGCCCTATCTACAGCCGCTTGTGGAGGCGCTGACATCGGCCGGCCACGCCGTGGTCGTCGTCGTGCCTGAGAGGCCGCGGTCAGCCGCCGGGCTGGCCAGGACGTACCACAAGCCGCTTAGGGTAAGGAGGCTCGGCAACTACTACGTCGTTAACGGCTACCCCGCAGACGCGGTGTTTCTTGCGCTTAGGCTGGTGGCGCCGGACGCCGATCTGGTGCTTTCAGGAGTCAACGTGGGGGAGAACATCGGGGTGGAGGCGACGTATGGAAGCGGGACCGTGGGGGCGGCGATACAGGGAGGGGTTCTGGGGGCGAGATCCATTGCCATCTCCATGGAGGCCGGCGGGGACCTCGGGCTTATGACCAAGGTCGCGGTGGAGGCCGTGGAGGCCTCCAGCCACATCCCAAGGGGGGTCCTCGCCGTGAGCCTCAACATCCCCGGCGAGTGGAGCGGCGGCGTCTACTGCGCGCGGAGGCTCGCCCGCGCCGTGTACCGGGAGAGGCTGTACGAGGGGGTTGACCCACGGGGCGAGAGGTTCTACTGGCGCTGGGGCCCCCGCGCCGAGGTTTTTGAGCCGGAGACAGACGCCTACTTCTTCTACGGCGAACGCGGCGTGACGATAGTCGGCGTGACGGAGACCGGCCTTGTCCAGCTGGACGCCTTCGGGAGAAAACTCGGCGCTGGACTTGGCGCAAAACACATATACTGCTGA
- a CDS encoding helicase C-terminal domain-containing protein, producing MRIVVNAPPGYGKSRRIAAVAAGRRKALVFVKSHLEGLQMAKYVEESGGRAGLLFGRRSLCPLGAENAYQCLRLREQGVCKARSGRVEKLIFDVERLYKMGVCPYEAVHVAGRRANVVVLPLAYLSKVSNLAAVADLLEEADLVALDEAHNLLAVIPVRDEELYSRRYCLPGRDAPMCLALPLVGEVVRRARGLIAASASILRRFSSPFTQHLSAQFVEVRRLPGEENLEVDFKPLEFRYRTRMRDAYVEAVAKEVRRLYETYGRVAVFLPNKELASYYMRRLGDVPASDKPLGDIDHVIVTYYGSPVSEGVNLDVKAGVLVGFPIPNIKSRELWLMVEALNRLGYDGYRYAVLFTAVNHVIQAAGRVMRNLQRERKYILLMDDRFTEYKHLLPSYISKAL from the coding sequence GTGAGGATTGTAGTCAACGCCCCTCCAGGCTACGGAAAATCACGACGCATCGCGGCGGTTGCCGCAGGCAGGAGAAAAGCCCTTGTCTTTGTGAAAAGCCACCTGGAGGGCCTCCAGATGGCGAAATACGTCGAGGAGTCCGGAGGCCGAGCCGGCCTCCTCTTCGGGCGCAGATCTCTATGCCCCCTAGGCGCCGAAAATGCCTACCAGTGCCTGAGGCTTAGAGAACAGGGCGTGTGTAAGGCACGCTCCGGCAGGGTCGAGAAGCTCATCTTCGACGTGGAGAGGCTCTACAAGATGGGGGTCTGCCCCTACGAGGCTGTACACGTGGCGGGCAGGAGGGCCAACGTCGTGGTGCTTCCGCTGGCCTACCTCTCAAAGGTCTCCAACCTGGCGGCTGTGGCGGATCTGCTAGAGGAGGCCGACCTAGTGGCTTTGGACGAGGCCCACAACCTCCTCGCCGTAATCCCAGTGAGAGACGAGGAGCTCTACTCCAGGCGCTACTGCCTACCGGGGCGGGACGCCCCCATGTGTCTCGCCCTCCCCCTGGTGGGGGAGGTGGTGAGGCGGGCTCGAGGCCTCATCGCGGCGAGCGCCTCTATACTGCGCCGGTTCTCCTCCCCCTTTACGCAGCACCTCTCGGCGCAGTTCGTGGAGGTTCGCCGCCTCCCCGGAGAGGAAAACCTGGAGGTGGATTTCAAGCCTCTGGAGTTCCGCTACAGGACGAGGATGAGGGATGCCTACGTGGAGGCGGTGGCGAAGGAGGTAAGGCGTCTATACGAGACGTACGGGAGGGTGGCTGTGTTTCTGCCGAATAAGGAGCTCGCGTCGTACTATATGAGGAGGCTGGGCGACGTACCCGCCTCCGACAAGCCGCTGGGCGACATAGACCACGTCATAGTGACGTACTACGGTAGCCCCGTCTCGGAGGGGGTCAACCTAGACGTTAAAGCGGGGGTTCTGGTGGGCTTCCCCATCCCGAACATAAAATCCAGGGAGCTCTGGCTTATGGTGGAGGCGCTCAACCGCCTGGGCTACGACGGCTACCGCTACGCCGTGTTGTTCACAGCCGTAAACCACGTGATCCAGGCGGCTGGGAGGGTGATGAGGAACCTCCAGCGCGAGCGGAAATATATACTCCTCATGGACGACCGCTTCACAGAATACAAACACCTACTGCCCAGCTACATCTCCAAGGCCTTGTGA
- a CDS encoding M48 family metallopeptidase, which translates to MGLDLLDFLRRRYRGDAYKAALVGTYVGGRYVDPPPLQANAYLLMVPLALSLVPLLLSKNAALQWAAGVAIIVGAYLALYLYLRRSCFIPDEVRVVRTNYGDVDYLRRNKLAILEDPSALPGDYEVYHAPAGVCVARDRRANAFTLDGPGGPVIFFTTGLYARLEPEELQAVLEHERGHIRYRHTHKLLAFLIAEYTLRVPLVHLVYTKYTVALLAAHMVGAALLFTALLHAFEFEADRYAAAKHRERLASALVKLDWNGIVDSVANPIAARLSLLARSHPLTIDRLKRLNALPH; encoded by the coding sequence GTGGGTCTAGACCTGTTGGACTTTCTACGTAGGAGATACAGGGGCGACGCCTACAAGGCAGCTCTTGTGGGCACCTACGTAGGGGGGAGGTATGTCGACCCGCCGCCTCTCCAGGCCAACGCCTACCTCCTCATGGTGCCGCTGGCCTTGTCGCTGGTGCCGCTCCTCCTCTCGAAGAACGCGGCGCTCCAGTGGGCGGCGGGGGTGGCCATAATAGTTGGGGCCTACCTAGCCCTCTACCTCTACCTGAGGAGGAGCTGCTTTATCCCAGACGAGGTGAGGGTGGTGAGGACGAACTACGGAGACGTGGACTACCTGAGGAGGAACAAGCTAGCAATTCTGGAGGACCCCTCCGCCCTGCCTGGAGACTACGAGGTCTACCACGCCCCGGCGGGGGTCTGCGTGGCTAGAGATAGGAGGGCAAACGCCTTCACGTTGGACGGCCCCGGAGGGCCCGTCATATTCTTCACCACCGGCCTATACGCTAGGCTAGAGCCCGAGGAGCTACAGGCGGTTCTGGAACACGAGCGGGGCCACATACGGTATAGACACACCCACAAGCTCCTCGCCTTCCTCATCGCCGAGTACACCCTCAGAGTGCCGCTGGTCCACCTGGTGTATACGAAATACACGGTGGCGTTGCTCGCCGCGCATATGGTGGGCGCGGCGCTCCTCTTCACAGCCCTCCTCCACGCCTTTGAGTTCGAGGCGGATAGATACGCCGCGGCGAAACACAGAGAGCGCCTCGCCTCCGCGCTGGTTAAGCTGGACTGGAACGGGATCGTGGACTCCGTGGCGAACCCCATCGCCGCTAGGCTGTCGTTGCTGGCCCGCTCCCACCCCCTCACCATCGACAGGCTGAAGAGGCTCAATGCGCTTCCTCACTAG
- a CDS encoding BtpA/SgcQ family protein: protein MLIGVVHLLPADEPAYLDHAVRNARRLEEAGVDAVIVENFYDAPFKPEADFKTAVAVAIAAREVARALSIPIGVNLLRNACRKAAVIAKYAGGRFIRCNAYTDVVLSESGILLPQAPYLRGVKVLADVHVKHGLTLYPPTLAEAVETASTRARPDAIVITGRKTGEPPDPVEIATARAYTDLPVLAGSGICFNTLHLLKIVDGAIVGTCFKEGREVDFDKASRLVREAKAALSPRRRLSLVS from the coding sequence ATGCTTATCGGGGTGGTGCACCTACTCCCCGCAGACGAACCCGCCTACCTAGACCACGCGGTAAGAAACGCGAGAAGGCTGGAGGAGGCCGGGGTAGACGCCGTGATAGTGGAGAACTTCTACGACGCCCCCTTTAAGCCGGAGGCGGATTTCAAGACGGCGGTGGCCGTCGCCATCGCGGCGAGGGAGGTGGCGCGCGCCCTATCTATCCCCATAGGCGTCAACCTGCTCAGGAACGCCTGCCGCAAGGCGGCCGTCATCGCGAAATACGCGGGGGGCCGCTTCATCCGATGCAACGCCTACACCGACGTGGTGCTCTCCGAATCCGGCATACTCCTGCCGCAGGCCCCCTACTTGAGAGGGGTTAAGGTGCTCGCGGACGTCCACGTCAAACACGGGCTGACGCTCTACCCCCCAACGCTGGCGGAGGCGGTGGAGACGGCCTCCACAAGGGCGAGGCCCGACGCCATAGTTATAACGGGCAGAAAAACCGGGGAGCCGCCCGACCCGGTGGAGATAGCCACCGCCAGAGCCTACACGGACCTCCCCGTGTTGGCCGGAAGCGGGATATGCTTCAACACCCTACACCTCCTGAAGATAGTGGACGGCGCCATCGTCGGGACGTGTTTCAAGGAGGGGAGGGAGGTGGACTTCGACAAAGCCTCTAGGCTTGTCCGCGAGGCTAAAGCCGCGTTGAGCCCCAGGAGGCGGCTATCCCTGGTGTCCTAG
- a CDS encoding sugar phosphate nucleotidyltransferase, with the protein MAECGIILAGGFATRLRPLSYTKPKPLFPILGKPVLDWVIEKVAEVAEPVVSARYLSYVIRSHINARWGQRVRVVEEDRPLGDGGAVINAVRSLGVRGPIVVANGDVFTDLSVKRLWEFHRRAGAAVTIALIEVPQEEVGRFGIAVLDEGGRIRRFVEKPREPVGSNLANAGFYIFEPEAVREFPELNSGEVKIAKHIIPRLMEKFDIYGYVHRGLWFDIGTHADYLKANFAALDRCDVCSPEVPGAKIIPPVYIGEGATVGAGSVLGPYAVVGAGAKLGPHVRVRESVLMDGVVAEAGAYIHRSIVGEGAVLGRWTRLVEAVVADGVYVKDEVYVGRGAAVGPNREVEQDVKDGEILP; encoded by the coding sequence ATGGCAGAGTGCGGGATCATACTGGCGGGGGGCTTCGCCACGAGGCTGAGGCCCCTCAGCTACACCAAGCCCAAGCCCCTCTTCCCCATCTTAGGCAAGCCCGTCTTAGACTGGGTGATCGAGAAGGTGGCCGAGGTAGCGGAGCCCGTGGTGTCGGCGAGGTACCTTTCCTACGTCATCAGAAGCCACATAAACGCCAGGTGGGGCCAGAGGGTGAGGGTTGTGGAGGAGGATAGGCCGTTGGGCGACGGCGGCGCCGTTATAAACGCGGTTAGGAGCCTGGGCGTGAGGGGGCCCATAGTGGTGGCCAACGGCGACGTCTTCACAGACCTTTCGGTGAAGAGGCTGTGGGAGTTCCACAGGAGAGCCGGTGCGGCGGTCACCATAGCCCTCATCGAGGTGCCGCAGGAGGAGGTGGGCAGGTTCGGCATCGCCGTTTTAGACGAGGGGGGCCGCATCAGGAGGTTCGTGGAAAAGCCCAGGGAGCCGGTGGGGAGCAACTTGGCCAACGCCGGCTTCTACATCTTCGAGCCGGAGGCCGTCAGGGAGTTCCCCGAGCTCAACTCGGGGGAGGTCAAGATCGCCAAGCACATAATCCCGAGGCTGATGGAGAAGTTCGACATCTACGGCTACGTCCACAGAGGGCTTTGGTTCGACATCGGAACACATGCCGACTACCTGAAGGCCAACTTCGCCGCGTTGGACCGCTGCGATGTCTGTAGCCCCGAGGTGCCGGGGGCGAAGATAATCCCGCCTGTCTACATCGGCGAGGGCGCCACGGTGGGCGCCGGCAGCGTCCTCGGGCCCTACGCTGTGGTGGGCGCGGGGGCGAAGCTGGGGCCCCACGTAAGGGTGAGGGAAAGCGTGTTGATGGACGGCGTTGTGGCCGAGGCGGGGGCCTACATACACCGGTCGATCGTGGGGGAGGGGGCGGTGTTGGGCCGGTGGACGCGCCTGGTGGAGGCGGTGGTGGCAGACGGCGTATATGTAAAAGACGAGGTGTACGTGGGGCGGGGAGCCGCCGTGGGGCCCAACAGGGAGGTTGAACAAGACGTGAAAGACGGCGAAATTCTGCCGTAG
- a CDS encoding HIT family protein yields MDFNVVYAPWRLRYIQNVGKGECFLCKAAGERERDDENLVPARGKHVFAILNKFPYTWGHVMVSPYRHVSQFEELTAEEWAEMVDMARRLMEALKKTVGAGRFIVGLNIGRAAGAGLEGHLHLHIIPDREVEPGVDLPQALVKLTRELREAL; encoded by the coding sequence GTGGATTTCAATGTCGTATACGCGCCGTGGAGGCTGAGGTATATACAGAACGTGGGAAAGGGCGAGTGCTTCCTCTGCAAGGCTGCTGGAGAAAGGGAGAGAGACGACGAAAACCTCGTGCCCGCCAGGGGGAAGCACGTCTTCGCCATATTGAACAAGTTCCCCTACACCTGGGGCCACGTCATGGTGTCCCCCTACAGACACGTGTCGCAGTTTGAGGAGCTGACCGCCGAGGAGTGGGCCGAGATGGTGGACATGGCCAGGAGGCTAATGGAGGCGCTTAAGAAGACCGTCGGGGCCGGGAGGTTCATAGTGGGGCTTAACATCGGCCGAGCCGCGGGGGCGGGTCTAGAGGGCCACCTCCACCTCCACATAATCCCAGATAGGGAGGTGGAGCCGGGCGTCGATCTACCCCAGGCGCTTGTGAAGCTCACTAGGGAGCTACGGGAGGCCCTATGA
- a CDS encoding ATP-binding protein, protein MIKRICLESFRAVDKRCVELGRYTLLYGPPNSGKTTFIEAAALLIQSRGEQWLALEGPLLIIHEPEDIHRGGDLEKPFAVELAVELEGGEVVYGYRYSTAANYVEQWVGRGGVLLAKMAKRGERGVLLHPVEAELCTAPYAVMNEDVLITCSAVEDERLRAAERALLDLRIGLKDKFYLISGRRLAAWKYTYETHVDLMPATSVGPEGQFTPHHLSRILTQSSYERAREELYRYLHVADVEDVRVGLVKSGRIAMYVKRGGLWTNVYNAGSYTKAVLPILLQLILANEGSSLFVDDADLAVPRDKAELLLASALEIAERRRLQLVAAARDSAFAEAARRLGVETAAL, encoded by the coding sequence ATGATCAAGCGGATCTGCCTCGAGAGCTTCCGCGCCGTCGACAAGAGATGCGTAGAGCTGGGGCGCTACACGCTGCTCTACGGCCCCCCCAACTCGGGAAAGACCACGTTTATCGAGGCGGCGGCTTTGTTGATCCAGAGCAGGGGGGAGCAGTGGCTGGCGCTGGAGGGCCCGCTTCTGATTATCCACGAGCCCGAGGACATCCACCGCGGCGGCGACTTGGAGAAGCCCTTCGCGGTGGAGCTCGCGGTGGAGCTGGAGGGGGGCGAGGTGGTCTACGGCTATAGGTACTCAACCGCGGCCAACTACGTGGAGCAGTGGGTGGGGAGAGGCGGCGTGCTCCTCGCCAAGATGGCGAAGAGGGGGGAGAGGGGCGTCCTCCTCCACCCCGTCGAGGCGGAGCTCTGCACGGCGCCCTACGCCGTGATGAACGAAGACGTGTTGATCACGTGCAGCGCGGTGGAGGACGAGCGCCTCCGCGCGGCCGAGAGAGCTCTGCTGGACCTCAGGATCGGGCTTAAGGACAAGTTCTACCTCATCAGCGGAAGGAGGCTGGCCGCGTGGAAGTACACCTACGAGACACACGTCGACCTAATGCCGGCCACCAGCGTGGGGCCCGAGGGCCAGTTCACCCCCCACCACCTCTCCCGAATCTTAACCCAGTCCTCCTACGAGAGAGCTAGGGAGGAGCTCTACAGATACCTCCACGTGGCCGACGTGGAGGACGTACGCGTTGGGCTTGTGAAAAGCGGTAGGATAGCGATGTATGTGAAAAGGGGCGGCCTGTGGACAAACGTCTACAACGCCGGGAGCTACACCAAGGCGGTGCTCCCCATACTCCTCCAGCTTATCCTGGCAAACGAGGGGTCGTCCCTCTTCGTAGACGACGCCGATTTAGCCGTGCCTAGAGATAAGGCGGAGCTCCTCCTCGCCTCGGCCCTCGAGATCGCGGAGAGGAGGAGGCTCCAGCTCGTCGCGGCCGCCAGAGACTCCGCCTTCGCCGAGGCCGCCAGGCGGCTTGGGGTAGAGACGGCGGCTTTATGA
- a CDS encoding PIN domain-containing protein, with product MKLVLDTSALIYIVERRVDVGQLLEHEVYIPTAVREELALLAARNRKARAALELLPLLRPKIVERGGPADRAVLDAAKELGAVLVTGDRALAERARGEGVPVAKFHKGQLAVV from the coding sequence ATGAAGCTGGTGTTGGACACGTCGGCGCTTATCTACATAGTCGAGCGGAGGGTAGACGTAGGCCAGCTCCTGGAACACGAGGTGTACATACCCACCGCCGTTAGGGAGGAGCTGGCTCTTCTCGCGGCGAGGAATAGAAAGGCTAGAGCCGCGCTGGAGCTGCTCCCCCTCCTAAGGCCGAAGATCGTGGAGAGGGGGGGCCCCGCCGACAGAGCCGTCCTCGACGCGGCGAAGGAGCTAGGCGCGGTGTTGGTGACAGGCGATAGGGCGTTGGCGGAGAGGGCGAGGGGGGAGGGGGTCCCCGTGGCTAAGTTCCACAAGGGCCAGTTGGCCGTTGTCTAA
- a CDS encoding DNA-directed RNA polymerase, with protein MPFRVVEAEDYVRIPPADFGKPLEDIALQQLKARYEGRVLREVGYVVAVLTAKVSREGKIVFGDGGTYHKALFTMLAYMPLDGEIVEGVVENVREMGMLVRIGPVLGFINKIHVMDEPNILFDASTKSYIGERTKRRVGVGDVVRARITGVSFTTPREGTDLLLRVTLTMRMPGLGKLEWVKEKKPAAKKA; from the coding sequence GTGCCCTTTAGAGTGGTGGAGGCCGAGGACTACGTCAGGATACCCCCCGCCGACTTCGGCAAGCCTCTGGAGGACATAGCTTTGCAGCAGCTGAAGGCGAGGTACGAGGGGAGGGTCCTTAGGGAGGTGGGCTACGTCGTTGCGGTGCTCACGGCGAAGGTCAGCAGAGAGGGGAAGATAGTGTTCGGCGACGGGGGGACCTACCACAAGGCCCTCTTCACTATGCTGGCCTACATGCCCCTAGACGGCGAGATAGTGGAGGGGGTGGTGGAAAACGTCAGAGAGATGGGCATGTTGGTGAGGATCGGGCCGGTGCTCGGCTTCATAAACAAGATACACGTCATGGACGAGCCGAATATACTCTTCGACGCGAGCACCAAGAGCTACATCGGGGAGAGGACCAAGAGGAGGGTGGGGGTGGGGGACGTGGTGAGGGCCCGCATCACCGGCGTCAGCTTCACAACGCCGAGGGAGGGGACCGACCTCCTACTCCGCGTCACATTGACAATGCGTATGCCGGGCCTCGGCAAGCTCGAGTGGGTTAAGGAGAAGAAGCCGGCGGCGAAGAAGGCATGA
- the spt4 gene encoding transcription elongation factor subunit Spt4, producing MSARRRTLPGYKACRQCKLVVPEDAKQCPNCGSEEFVGRWRGMIAVIEPAKSCIAKRLGIEKPGIYALELVEE from the coding sequence ATGAGCGCCAGGAGGAGAACCCTCCCGGGGTACAAGGCCTGTAGGCAGTGCAAGCTGGTGGTCCCCGAAGACGCGAAGCAGTGCCCCAACTGCGGCTCCGAGGAGTTCGTGGGCAGATGGAGGGGCATGATAGCGGTGATAGAGCCCGCCAAGTCCTGCATAGCCAAGAGGCTCGGCATCGAGAAGCCGGGCATCTACGCCTTGGAGCTGGTGGAGGAGTAG
- the alaS gene encoding alanine--tRNA ligase, protein MLSAKILQSSGFHRKQCPLCKSYFWTRRADQIYCGDQPCVPYGFIGNPPARASVESLADLRERFLRFFERNSHVRIRRYPVVARWRDDVYLVGASIYDFQPWVTSGAVPPPANPLAISQPSIRLTDVDKVGRSGRHLTGFEMMAHHAFNYPDKYVYWIDETTQYAYEFFTRELGIPPDEITFKESMWEGGGNAGECFEVLIRGLEVATLVFMHYEVKDGRYVELPLKIVDTGYGLERIYWLLKGTPTVYDAVFGPYLAKARQRLGVPEPPAEVMGKASVYFGQMDPEVIGLEKAYDIIAEKIGVDPKWLREVVRPQEALYVLADHSRTVSWMIADGVIPSNTGAGYLARLLIRRILKNLRLAGVDAPLVELFDMHLAELKREYPEVWEARGLILELVDMEERRYREVLKSAPAAVKKALEEARRRGRAGLDADDLVALYDSQGIPPEVAAEVAKSLGTEVKVPDDFYAKLAARHVKREKKPESSPVEMGKVADLPRTRELFYEDSYMRSFKARVLRVIDGRYVVLDQTAFYPEGGGQPADRGVLKFQGGEAKVVDVQRVGHVVVHVVEGQPPPEGAEVVGEVDWERRYSLMKMHTGTHVLIQSIRRVLGSHIWQAGAQKDIPSSRIDVTHHRLPTAEEVARIEELANRAVQADLPVYAKIMPRNEAEAKYGFVLYQGGVVPAREIRVLQIGPDEQPYDVQACGGTHLRSTGEIGLIKIQKVERIADGVVRFVFTTGMHALAYVQELERRAAEAASIAGGSRDELVEAVRRLAQRAEEADRRARRYAELYAAALAENLKAEQVGRHRLAVVELDDEELARKIALAATSRDRDLVLVFVGGGRATVYTGGVDVAPIVKALREVGFRGGGSKTFAQGQYKGDIQTLKEAIRRALA, encoded by the coding sequence GTGCTGTCGGCGAAGATACTGCAGAGCTCGGGCTTCCACAGGAAGCAGTGCCCCCTCTGTAAATCCTACTTCTGGACGAGGAGGGCTGACCAGATCTACTGCGGAGATCAGCCCTGCGTCCCATACGGCTTCATTGGAAACCCGCCCGCCAGGGCCTCCGTCGAGTCTCTGGCCGATCTACGGGAGAGGTTCCTGAGGTTCTTCGAGAGAAACAGCCACGTGAGGATAAGGCGGTACCCCGTGGTGGCGAGGTGGCGCGACGACGTATACCTCGTGGGAGCCTCCATCTACGACTTCCAGCCCTGGGTCACCAGCGGTGCCGTCCCCCCGCCCGCCAACCCCCTCGCCATCTCCCAGCCCTCGATAAGGCTAACCGACGTGGATAAGGTGGGCCGTAGCGGGCGCCATCTGACGGGCTTCGAGATGATGGCGCACCACGCCTTCAACTACCCCGACAAATACGTCTACTGGATAGACGAGACCACCCAGTACGCCTACGAGTTCTTCACCAGGGAGCTGGGGATACCCCCCGACGAGATAACCTTCAAGGAGTCGATGTGGGAGGGGGGAGGCAACGCGGGGGAGTGCTTCGAGGTGTTGATCAGGGGGCTGGAGGTGGCCACCCTGGTCTTCATGCACTACGAGGTTAAAGACGGGCGCTACGTCGAGCTCCCCCTCAAGATCGTAGACACGGGCTACGGCCTCGAGAGGATCTACTGGCTACTGAAGGGCACGCCCACGGTCTACGACGCCGTCTTCGGCCCCTACTTGGCGAAGGCGCGGCAGAGGCTGGGCGTCCCCGAGCCGCCTGCGGAGGTGATGGGCAAGGCGTCGGTGTACTTCGGCCAGATGGACCCAGAGGTCATAGGCCTAGAGAAGGCCTACGACATCATCGCGGAGAAGATAGGCGTAGACCCCAAGTGGCTTAGGGAGGTGGTGAGGCCGCAGGAGGCGCTCTACGTCCTGGCGGACCACAGCCGGACCGTCTCCTGGATGATCGCAGACGGGGTTATCCCCTCCAACACAGGCGCCGGCTATCTGGCGAGGTTGCTGATACGGCGTATACTCAAAAACCTAAGGCTGGCGGGCGTAGACGCGCCCCTCGTGGAGCTCTTCGACATGCACCTGGCGGAGCTCAAGAGGGAGTACCCAGAGGTGTGGGAGGCCAGAGGCCTAATCCTGGAGCTCGTGGATATGGAGGAGAGGAGGTACAGGGAGGTCCTCAAGTCCGCCCCCGCGGCTGTGAAGAAGGCCCTGGAGGAGGCCAGGCGCCGCGGCCGCGCCGGGCTGGACGCAGACGACCTCGTCGCGCTTTACGACAGCCAGGGCATACCGCCTGAGGTGGCGGCCGAGGTGGCCAAGTCGCTGGGGACCGAGGTGAAGGTGCCCGACGACTTCTACGCCAAGCTCGCGGCGAGGCACGTCAAGAGGGAGAAGAAGCCGGAGTCCTCGCCGGTGGAGATGGGCAAGGTGGCCGACCTCCCCAGGACGCGGGAGCTCTTCTACGAGGACTCCTACATGAGGAGCTTCAAAGCCAGGGTGCTCCGTGTCATAGACGGGAGATACGTGGTTCTGGACCAGACGGCGTTTTACCCAGAAGGCGGCGGCCAACCGGCCGACAGAGGCGTCTTGAAGTTCCAAGGCGGCGAGGCCAAGGTAGTCGACGTGCAGAGGGTGGGCCACGTCGTTGTACACGTGGTGGAGGGGCAGCCGCCCCCCGAGGGGGCCGAGGTAGTCGGCGAGGTGGACTGGGAGAGGCGGTACAGCTTGATGAAGATGCATACGGGGACGCACGTCTTGATACAGAGCATTAGGAGGGTCCTCGGCTCCCACATATGGCAGGCGGGGGCGCAGAAGGACATACCCTCAAGCCGCATAGACGTGACCCACCACAGGTTGCCCACGGCTGAGGAGGTGGCGCGCATCGAGGAGCTCGCCAACAGGGCGGTGCAGGCGGACCTCCCCGTCTACGCCAAGATAATGCCGAGGAACGAGGCCGAGGCGAAATACGGCTTTGTCCTCTACCAAGGCGGCGTTGTGCCGGCGAGGGAGATCAGGGTGTTGCAGATAGGCCCCGACGAACAGCCGTACGACGTCCAGGCCTGCGGAGGGACGCACCTGAGGTCCACGGGGGAGATCGGCCTAATCAAGATACAGAAGGTGGAGCGCATCGCAGACGGCGTTGTGCGGTTCGTGTTTACGACGGGCATGCACGCCCTGGCCTACGTCCAGGAGCTGGAGAGGAGGGCCGCGGAGGCCGCCTCCATAGCCGGCGGTTCCCGGGACGAGCTGGTGGAGGCCGTGAGGAGGCTAGCCCAGAGGGCCGAGGAGGCGGACAGGAGGGCGAGGCGCTACGCCGAGCTCTACGCCGCGGCTCTGGCGGAAAACCTAAAGGCCGAGCAGGTGGGGCGGCACAGGTTGGCTGTGGTGGAGCTAGACGACGAGGAGCTGGCCAGGAAGATAGCGCTGGCGGCCACCAGCCGCGACAGAGACCTAGTCTTGGTCTTCGTCGGCGGGGGGCGCGCCACGGTGTACACAGGCGGCGTGGA